A portion of the Desulfurella amilsii genome contains these proteins:
- a CDS encoding prepilin-type N-terminal cleavage/methylation domain-containing protein: protein MEERIISAFTLLEVVLALAILAIVLSIAIPNFSQFLEDYNMSNQVDKFYSDINYTKFYCISHHVPVNINISQNQIEALTNDTNSTLIVQDNFSYPMSCSNNSVTIALNAFGIAQGSASCYIEQKNNANPNCFVIQSSRISTGRWINGICQQ from the coding sequence ATGGAAGAAAGAATAATCAGCGCATTTACTCTTTTAGAAGTAGTTTTGGCTTTAGCAATACTTGCAATTGTTTTATCCATTGCTATACCAAATTTTTCGCAGTTTTTAGAAGACTACAACATGTCAAATCAGGTTGATAAGTTTTACTCAGATATTAATTATACAAAATTTTACTGCATATCTCACCATGTGCCAGTTAATATTAATATATCTCAAAATCAAATAGAAGCTCTAACAAATGATACAAACTCAACGCTTATTGTGCAGGATAATTTTAGTTACCCTATGTCTTGTTCAAATAATTCTGTTACAATTGCCCTAAATGCATTTGGCATAGCTCAAGGTAGTGCAAGCTGCTATATTGAGCAAAAAAATAATGCAAACCCCAATTGTTTTGTAATTCAATCATCAAGGATTAGCACAGGAAGGTGGATAAATGGTATCTGTCAACAATAA